The Clostridium botulinum BKT015925 genome includes the window AGAAAAAGCAAATATATAAACGAAGCTTTTGTTTTAGCTAATGATTTTAAAGATGATGTTTTAGAAATATGTCCTATAAAAGGGAAAGTAACTAATATAGCATATATAAAATTAGTATCTTTAAGTAATGATCAAATAAAAGCTTATAATGAAAAAAGTACTAAAAGAGGATCGCAAGTAATATATGATAATGATGGTTTTACTGATTTTTTCTGGGGAAGATATCCTACAGTTGAGTCTTTAGAAAGATTACCTTTAAATTTAGTTACTAAGGTTGATGCTGATGAGTTAAATTGGACAGTAGGTACCACTGGACTTTTAAATTATAATAGTAAATATGCAGGAAATGCTTATGAAGATTTTTATAAATATCAGTATGACGTAAGAGAAGGAGATAAACTTGCTAAAAATCAAGTTTTAAATATAATAAATACTTCAGGAAAATCAACATTAGAAGTAGTAGCAAGTAAAGCAAAACAATTAGGATTAAGAGTTAATGCATCATTAAGAATGAACACATTTTATCCAGAAGGATATACTGAGTTTTTAAATGGTTCTATGTACAATGATTATCAGGATTGTCGTCAAAATGGTGGATATATGTTAAGTTACTATTATCCTAAGTATAGAAACTATATTTTAAATATATTAAAAGAAATTTCTTCAACTCCAAATGTTCAAGGAGTAACTTTAGATTTTTGTCGATATCCTTATATTATGGGAAGTGAAGCAAGTTTAGATGAAAAGATAGAAATTATGAATTACTTCATGAAAAAAGTTAAAAAAGAAATACCAAATAAAAAGATTTCTGTAAGATTTCCTTATTTAGATCCTAAATCATATGGATTTGATATTGAAACTTGGATAAAAGAAGGATTGGTTGATAGAATAATTCCTTCTGTTATAAGTTATGAAGAATTCTTTGACGTTACAAAATATAAAAGAATGATAAAAGGAACTAATGTAGAATTATATTTGGGTGTTAGCGCTAATGTTGAAGGTGGAGATGCAACATTAGATTCTGAGAAATTAGATGAAGATGGAAAATTACCAGGAAGTAAATATTTAACTGCTGAAGAATACTTGTATAGATCAGAAGAAGGGTATAAAGCAGGAGTACAAGGAATAGTTATGTTTAATACATTAAATATTTTAGATCTTGAACAAAATGTATCTCCTATGTATAAAATGATAGGCGATAAGATGGCAGTAGATAGATGGTATAAATTAGAGTATCCTTCTTACCTTGTAAATTATAAAGTTGACTGGATTATATAAAAAAACCCCCTAAGGGTAAAACCTTAGGGGCTATTTTTCTGAATTTTGTTCTTTAATAAGACCTTTTCTATATGCAATTAATAACATTTCAAGTTCTCGTATTTGTTTTTTTAAATTTTTTCCTATATCTGTATCAGAAACTCTTTTCCTTGATACAACTTGTTCAAGTATAATAGTAGATGATAATATATCTTTTTCTTCTTCAATAGCTTTTCTTATAGATGAAAAAGGTTCATGAGAACTTAATAAAAGTCCATAAGAATTATAAATCAAAGTATATCCCGCAATGCCTGTCTCAGGTTGATATGCTCTACAAAAACCACCATCAATAACTAGCAATTTACCATTAGCTTTAATTGGATTTTCACCAGCTTTAGTTTTAACAGGAATATGTCCATTAATTATATGAGAACAATTAGGATCAAGTCCAAATTCTTTTAATATGTTAATAACGACTTTTTCGTTTGATCTATATTTGTAATATGGGTTTCTATACTCGATATGAGTTCCTTCATTATCTATGAAATATCTTTCAAATGTAGCCATTTTATATTTACCAAATTCAGGTGAATTAGGACCACACCATAAGTACCATACCATATCCATAGCAAACTTTTTAAGTCGAGAATCTTCCTTAAAGAAAAATGCTTCTCTTGCAAGACAATCAAATTTGTCTAAAAGAGATTTACCAAAGTATTTTTTACCATCTATAGTCACTTCTTTAAAAGTTCCGTCTTCGTTAAGTGGAATACATCCGTGATATAGTAAATTTGAATTATAAATAAGGTACATTGAACCTTTACTATAAAGAAAACGAATATGGCGTTGAAGCTTCTCACTGTTTACAAATGATTTAGTTATTTTTTTAATTAAATCATCTTCTCCAGGTGTTAAAGTATAAGGATTTTTAGGATCTATAGTAGGAAAAACAGTATCATTTAATTTATATATATTTCCATCAAGACTTATAGTTCCTTTTTCATAATTAATCTTATCAAGAAGCAACTGATCATCCATCTTAAACTCAGGATGATTTTTAATAATTTGTCCTTGAAGTTTAAATTGAATTATTGATATTGCCTTATGCATTTTTGATATTAGATTAATTTCATTTTGAGTAAGTTCTTTATTAATAGTTTTAGGAATAAAACTATTACAAGGATCATTTTCATAAATATCCATAGCAAATGTAGCAAGAGGAAGTAAATTAATACCGTAACCGTCTTCAATTGTGTTTAAATTAGCATATCTTAGAGAAATTCTAAGAACATTACAGATACAAGCTTCAGAACCAGCTGCTGCACCCATCCACAAAATATCATGATTTCCCCATTGAATATCTACTGAATGATGTTTCATTAAAGCTTCTAGTATAATTTCTGCACCAGGACCTCTATCATAAATATCTCCTATAATATGAAGTCTATCTACTACAAGTCTTTGAATGACTTTGGAGATAGCAGTTATAAATTCGGGTGCTCTATCAATGTCAATGATAGTTGAGATTATACCATTATAATACTCTTGTTTGTTAATTGTTCCATCGTGTTCGTGAAGTAATTCTTCTATTATATAAGCAAAATCATGTGGTAAAGCTTTTCTAACTTTAGAACGTGTATATTTAGAAGAAACTGCTCTACAAAGTTCAATTAGCCTGTACAAAGTTATCTTGTACCAATCACTTAAATCCTTTTCACACTGCTTTATAAGTTCTAACTTTTGCTCAGGATAATAAATTACTGTTGCTAAAGTTAATTTTTCACTATCTCTTAGAGAGTTTCCAAAAACATCATCTATTTTACGCTTAATAACTCCAGAAGCATTTTTAAGTACATGAGTAAAAGATTCATATTCTCCATGAATGTCACTTAAAAAGTGTTCTGTACTTTTAGGTAAATTTAAGATAGCTTGCAAGTTTACTATTTCAGTACTTGCTGATGAGATATCTGGATATTGTTTTGCGAGCAACTTCAAATATCTTAAATCCCTTTTAATTAAATCTAAATTATTTTCGTCACAGAAGGTCATCCCTTTTCCTCCCCCTATATAAATATTGATTCATCATATTATATCATATTATTGCGTTTGTGAAAGGTTAAAAAGATTAAAAGTATATCACAAATAAAAAAATGATACTCATTTTTGAGTTAAAAACAAAATTAGCATACACTATTTATACATAATACTACAAATACAATGAGGCGCTTTTAATGAAAAAGTGAAAAATTTATATTTATATGTATAATGTGATAAAATTAAATAGAAATATTTTTAGTGAATTATATATAATTTATATTTAGCGTAGTATTTAAAGGAGAGGAATTATGAACATATTAATTATTGAAGATGAAGATAGGATGCGAAAGTTGCTTAGAGATTATTTTAAAAAAGAGGGGTTTTGTGTATTTGAAGGTGAAAATGGTATAGAAGGACTAGAAATATTCAAAAGCAATAATATTAATATAGTTATATTAGATATTATGATTCCTTATTTAGATGGATGGAAAGTATGCAAGAATATAAGAGAATTATCAAAAGTTCCTATAATAATGCTCACAGCAAAAAGTGAAGAAGAAGATAAGCTTTTGGGATATGAATTAGGAGCTGATGATTATGTTACAAAACCTTTTAGTCCTAAAGTTTTAGTGGCAAAGGTTAAAGCATTACTTAAAAGAAGTATAATAGATATAAATGAAGAAAAAAATATCATTAATTATAATGGACTTGAGATAAATGAACCTTCAAATGAAGTGAAAATAGATGGAAAAGTTATAGTATTATCACCAAAAGAGTATGATTTATTATTATTTTTCGTTAAGAATAAAGATATTGTATTAAGTCGAGATAAGCTTTTAGATAGAGTATGGGGATTTGATTATGATGGAGGACTTAGAACTGTTGATACTCATATTAAAAGGCTTAGGGAAAAGTTGAAAAATAAAGCTGATTATATAGTAACTGTAAGAGGCAAGGGATATAAATTTGAGGTGAATTAATGAGAAAAGGAATAATAAGAAAAAGTATTACATTAAAATTGTTTATAGCAACAGCTATATTTTTTATAATTTTCATAACAACTCAGATTATGTTGCAATCTTTCTTTTTTCAAAGCTTTTATACTAATAAAAAGGTAAGTACTTTAAAAAACAATTTAGAATTTTTGGAGAGAAAGTATCGTATAACTTTTAAAAGTGCAGAAGGAAGTATCGCTGTTATAAAAAAATTTGAAGAAGACAATAGCGCAAAGGTAGTTGTATTAGAAAATAATGGTCTTTTAAGTTATATAACGGATAATAAAGAAGAGCTTAAAGATTCTAATAAAATAAGAATAATTCAAGCTATAATAGAGCAATGGACATCAAACCCAGAGGCTTTTAAAAATCTTCAAGAGAAAGGTAAGACAATAACATACATATTTAATGATCCATACTATAATTTAAAACATATAGTTGCTATTGATCCAGTGGTTATAAATAATAATGTAGGAAAGGTTTTGTTTGCGGTGTCATCTCTTCAACCAGTAGATGAAGCTGTAAAAGTAATGAAAGAATTTTTTATATATACATACATAGTTGCTATAATATTGATTTTGGTATTATCAACTATGTATTCAAAGATGATATCAAAGCCTTTGGTTAAGCTTAATAAAACAGCACTTAAAATGGCGAAGCTTGATTTTGATGAAACATGCGAAGCACATGGTGAAGATGAAATAGGAAATCTTGGAGATACTTTAAACTTTTTATCACGAAACTTAAAAGAGGCTTTATCATCATTACAAGAGAGTAATAAAAAGTTAAAGAGGGATATTGAAAAAGAAAAAGAATTAGAAAGTATGCGAAAAGAGTTTGTAGCATCTGTATCCCATGAACTTAAAACCCCTATAAGTTTAATTGAAGGATATGCTGAAGGAATAAAAGATGATATTATGGAAGAAGAGGATAAGGAGTATTATATAGATGTAATAATTGATGAAGCAAGAAAGATGGGAGTACTTGTAGCAGATATGCTAGAGCTTTCAAGACTTGAATCTGGAACTCAAAAAATAAATATAAAACCTTTTATTATTGATAATATTATAAATAGTGAAGTAAAAAAATTAAATAAAATAAATGAAGATAAAAATTATAAAGATAGAATTAATATATTAGTAGATTTACAAAAAGAAGTAGAAGTTGTAGGGGATGAAGATAAAATACATCAAGTTATAACTAACTTTCTTACAAATGCTATTAGATATACAAAGCCAAAGGGTAAAATATATATAACATCAAAAATATATAAAGATAAACTATTGGTGGAAGTAGAAAATGAAGGGGAAAATATAAAAGATGAGGAACTTACAAAGATATGGGATAAGTTTTATAAATTAGATAAATCTCGAAGTAGGAGTCTTGGAGGAACAGGGCTTGGTCTTGCTATAGTTAAGAATATATTAAAACTTCATAATAGTGACTATGGAGTTTCTAATACAGATATAGGAGTAAAATTTTTCTTTACATTAAATAAAAAAGATATACAAATATAAAACTCCCTAGATTATTGATTAATATAATCTAGGGAGTTTTGTTATTCACTTAAAGTTAGTTTTAAAGTTTTATTTTTACCATCTCTATTTACTTCAACGTCTATAACGTCTCCAGAATTATGTTTTTGTTTTATAGAATTCATTTCTTCAACTGTTTTAACACTTTTCCTATCAAATTTAATAATTATGTCACCAGGAGTTATGCCGGCTTTTTCAGCTGGGCTAAATTCTTCAACTTGTTGAACATACACTCCCATAGGTAACTTATATTGTTTTGCGATTTTATCATCTATGTTTCTTACCATAATACCCATTTTTAAAATCGGTTTTATAAGATTTTGAATTTGAGGTTTAACTGCATTAATTGGAATTGCAAATCCTAATCCTTCAACTTGACTACCACCAATTTTAGCACTATTAATACCAATTACTTGACCATAAGTATTTACAAGAGCACCACCACTATTACCAGGGTTTATTGCAGCATCAGTTTGTATAAAATTTTGATTTTGTCCTTCAATAGATACTTTTCTATTTACAGCACTAATAACACCATAAGTTACAGAGCCAAGAAATTGTTTCCCAAGAGGATTACCAATTGCAATAGCAGGATCACCAACTTGAATATTATCAGAATCACCGAACTCAGCTACAGCAGGTACTTTAACTTTTTCAGTTAGTTTTATAACTGCAAGATCCATAGCAGAGTTATAATTTACAACTTTTGCAGGTATTTCTTTACCTTCTTTACCATTGTTTAAGATAACAGAGATTTGTCTTGCACCATTTATAACATGATAGTTAGTTAAAATATAACCATCTTCGCTAAAGATAATTCCAGATCCCATACCTTCTTGTGTTTCAGGAAATCCAAACATATCTACAGAAGAAATACTTTTAGTAGAAACACCAACAACAGCTGGACCCACTTGTTTTACAATGCTTGATACAGACATTGGTACAAGGGATGCTCCAGATTTATTAGGTAAAGGTGTCTTTTGCGTCAATTCTTGTTTAGCATTCTTATTATTGTAGTATTTTATTGTTCCTATAGCTGAAACGGTACCTCCTAAAGATGCAGAGATAACTCCAATTAATATATAAGAAAGAAATTTTTTACCAATACCCTTTCTATTCTTTTTAACTGTACTATTTTTAATTTCAGATGAATCCACATCTATAAAATCATGCTCTTTATAATCATTATTCATATATATCCCTCCTAAATATATGTAAACTATATTGTTAGCTTCAATGTAGTTTTATATTAATACTCTTTTGTTACAACTTTGTGACAAATAAAAAATTATCTTTTTAATAATAGAGCATTTATTTCTCCTCCTATTAAAATAATTATAGAAGTTAAAAATAACCAAACCATAAGTATTATTACTGCTCCTATACTGCCATAAAGTCTTGAGTAGTTAGCAAAATTATCAACATAAAAAGAAAATCCAAGGGATACGATAATCCATCCGATAGTAGCAAAGATAGACCCAGGTAATACCTCTCCAAAGGTTAACTTACGACATGGCGTTAATTTATAAATTACAGCAAATATTAATATCATGAAAATAAGCATTAAAAAATATCTAAATACATTCCAAACAAAAAATAAATTATCAGGTAAAGAGAAGAATTTCATAATCTTATATCCAATAATATTTCCTAATACTAAAAGAAAAAGAGAAAATATAATTAAAAAAGTTAATATTATAGTAGTTATAATTGCCATAAGCTGAAGTTTAATAAAAGAACGTTCTTCTTTTTCTCCATAAGCTTTATTTAAGGCTCTAATTACTGCTTTAAAACCATTTGAAGCTATCCAAATAGTTATTATAAAGCTAAAAGATAGTAAATTTACATTTTTAGATTCTAAAACTTCATTGATAATAGAGTAAACTAAAGTGTAAGCACTTTCAGGAATTATATTTTTTAATGTAAATAGTACTCTATCACTTTGTATAGTGCTATAACTTGTTATTGTAAATAAAAAAATTAGAAAAGGAAAAAAAGAAAGTAACAAACTATAGGCAAGTTGAGAAGCTAATGCAAATATCTCATCTTTTTTTAAATTGTAGAGCAATTGAAAAATAGTTTTCTTATTTTTAAATCTATCCAAAGTATATAACTCCTTAAAATTGATTTTTAATACATAATCTTAAATTATATATTACTAAATATTATACCTTAATATTCCTTGAAATATTAAAAGATATAAAATAACAAAAATATTAAAGGTGAATTAAAGAACAAGGGAAGATTAGAAGGTAATAGATAACATATACTTAATATGAAATTATGTGTAAAATATGAATAAAGTACATTTATACATTTAAATTAGAAATAAATATATAAATATCATAAAAGTAAAAAAAGTGTTAAGTAGTATTGCATTTTATGGTAAAATAGTTTAAAATCAATTCGATAAGGAAAAATTTATATAAAAAAATAATATAAATTACCAAAGAATTATTATTTTACCTTACAAAAAGGTCTAGATATGTTATTTATGAATAAAAAACCAATACATATTTTAAAGTAATTTACATATAGGTAATCAAAAAGGCAATCATAGCAACATTTACCATGAATAAAATATTTATTTTTTGTTGATAAATGGGACAAAAACCTATATAATAATAATTGTATTGTAAATGGTAAATTAACTTTAATTTACTAATCAAAGAAATTAGACTCAATAAATCAAAATTATATTATAAAATATATAATTTTACTTATTGAATATATGATATTTTATATAGTATTTATGATTGTGTAAAAAATTGGGATAGAGATATCCTATATATTTTTACTTTTATTAGGTGGATTAAATTAGTATATATATTATTTTTGCCTAATATATATAAAATATTCATAAACAGTTAAAAGGTTAATAATTTTTTATTATATTTATAAATAAAATATCAAAATGGGAGGGAACGAAAGTGATAAAAAGAAAAATGAGTGTACTTCTAGCAGCTGTTGTAGTTGCATCAGGAGTAGGAATGGCTAAACCAGCATTTGCTGCAAATGTAGGTGCAAAACAATTACCATCTATAAGCTATATAGCACCACAAAACACTTTAGCAACTGATAAAGAACCATTTTCATTTGCTTTAGAAGCTGGAAACTATGAAGGGGATGTACAATACAGAATCTTCATTCAAAAAGATGGTGGAAAATGGACTGAATTAACTAATGGATACAGTGAAGCTGTTAATGCTAAAATCCCATATATTCCACAAGTTAAGAAAAACCTAGAAGCAGGAAAATATAAAGCTTCAGTTTGGGTAAAGAGAGCAGAAGTTAAAGAAGGAAATAACAAAAGTAAGTTTGGTTCATATGATACTTATTATGTTAAAGAATTCTCAATAAAAACTGCGGATTCTTTTAAAGGAAGAGCTGAATTAGGTGATTTAGGAGTTAAAGACACTTATAAAGTAGGAGAAAAACTTACTTTAAAAGGACATAAAGGAAGTCAATATAAATTACACATATACGATCCATCAGCAAAAACTAGAAAAGAAGGATGGATTATAGATAAAACTTATGAAACTGGTGAAGCAACAAACTATACATTCACAAAACCAGGAAAGTATTTAGTAGACGTTTGGGGAATGAGCACAAACCCTACAGATGCTGTTAAAACACAAGGATATGGTGGATGGAAACTAAAGGTTGTTACAGTTGAAGAAGGACAACAAGAAGTTAAAGCAAACATAGAAATTTCTGATGGAATAACTGCATTTGATAGATATGTAAAAGCAACATTAAATGTTAGTGACCCAGAAAACTACAAAGTAACAGTTTGTGGAAAAGAACTTAAGTTTGTAGCTAACAAAGGATTCTTCCAAGGGGTAGTAGCTCAAACAGATGAAAAAGAAATTAAAGCTAATGTTAAAATTGAAAAAATAGGTGAAAAAGTTGAAGTTCCAAACTTTAAAGTTGAAGAAGTATCAGCTGGAGTAACTGCATTTGATAGATATGTAAAAGTAACATTAGACACTAAAACTCCAGAAAAATTCAATGTAACAGTTTGCGGAAAAGAACTTAAATTCGTAGCTAACAAAGGATTCTTCCAAGGGGTAGTAGCTCAAACAGATGAAAAAGAAATTAAATCAAATGTTAAAGTTACTGTAAAATAATTAGACATTTAAATAGAAACTTAAAATAAATAATTAAAATCAAAAGGTATTTTTAGGGAGGTAACAATAATGTCAAACAATAAGACACTTAAAGTATTTTCTTCTACAGCAGTAGCAGGAATGATAGCAGCAGCTATGATGTCTTCTCAAGCATTTGCAGCAGTAGATGCATATTCAGTTAAAGTAGGAGACGAAGTTTATAAATATGATAGAGTTGAACTTGAAAAATCTTTCTTAGATTCTAAAGCAGGAGATAAAGCTGCATTATATGAAGATTTCACTAAAAAATTAGGTGAAGCAAAAGGATTCTATGCATTCAATGATACAAAGAACGGATATGTAGATTATAATTCAATTGAAGCTAAATTCTTAGAAGCAAAAAATGCTGGACAAAAATTCGATGTTAATGCATTCACTGAATCTAAAGATGCTAAAATCGTTGAAGTTAAATCTGTTAAAAAAGCAGTAGTTAACAAAGATGGAAAAATTGAATATGTAACTGATTCAAAAGAAGATGAAAAAGGGGAATTAAAAGTTACGTCTGTTGAAGCTTTAAACTTAAAGCAAGTTAAAATTGAGTTTAATAAAGCAGTAACTGACACTGATAAGAAAGATGATATAGAAGATAAAACTAATTATACATTAGAAGATAAAGATAATAAAGAAATAACAGATGCAGTAGAAAAAGTTAGAATGAGTGATGATAAGAAATCAGCAATTATTACACTAAGAGATGCTGATAACAGAGATGATTCAAAAAGAAAATATTCTATAGTTGAAAATCAAGAAAAATCTATTTTAACTATTGATGATAGTGTAACTGGTAAAGAAGTTAAAAAAGATATTCGTTTTGATGATGTACAGCTTCCTACAGTTGAGAATATAGATGTAGTTGGGAAAGATACAGTTAAAGTTACATTCTCAGAACCTGTTTCTCCAGACACTGAAAAAGATGATTTTGAAATTGAAAATGGAGATATATCA containing:
- a CDS encoding sensor histidine kinase, which codes for MRKGIIRKSITLKLFIATAIFFIIFITTQIMLQSFFFQSFYTNKKVSTLKNNLEFLERKYRITFKSAEGSIAVIKKFEEDNSAKVVVLENNGLLSYITDNKEELKDSNKIRIIQAIIEQWTSNPEAFKNLQEKGKTITYIFNDPYYNLKHIVAIDPVVINNNVGKVLFAVSSLQPVDEAVKVMKEFFIYTYIVAIILILVLSTMYSKMISKPLVKLNKTALKMAKLDFDETCEAHGEDEIGNLGDTLNFLSRNLKEALSSLQESNKKLKRDIEKEKELESMRKEFVASVSHELKTPISLIEGYAEGIKDDIMEEEDKEYYIDVIIDEARKMGVLVADMLELSRLESGTQKINIKPFIIDNIINSEVKKLNKINEDKNYKDRINILVDLQKEVEVVGDEDKIHQVITNFLTNAIRYTKPKGKIYITSKIYKDKLLVEVENEGENIKDEELTKIWDKFYKLDKSRSRSLGGTGLGLAIVKNILKLHNSDYGVSNTDIGVKFFFTLNKKDIQI
- a CDS encoding response regulator transcription factor → MNILIIEDEDRMRKLLRDYFKKEGFCVFEGENGIEGLEIFKSNNINIVILDIMIPYLDGWKVCKNIRELSKVPIIMLTAKSEEEDKLLGYELGADDYVTKPFSPKVLVAKVKALLKRSIIDINEEKNIINYNGLEINEPSNEVKIDGKVIVLSPKEYDLLLFFVKNKDIVLSRDKLLDRVWGFDYDGGLRTVDTHIKRLREKLKNKADYIVTVRGKGYKFEVN
- a CDS encoding fructose-bisphosphatase class III; translation: MTFCDENNLDLIKRDLRYLKLLAKQYPDISSASTEIVNLQAILNLPKSTEHFLSDIHGEYESFTHVLKNASGVIKRKIDDVFGNSLRDSEKLTLATVIYYPEQKLELIKQCEKDLSDWYKITLYRLIELCRAVSSKYTRSKVRKALPHDFAYIIEELLHEHDGTINKQEYYNGIISTIIDIDRAPEFITAISKVIQRLVVDRLHIIGDIYDRGPGAEIILEALMKHHSVDIQWGNHDILWMGAAAGSEACICNVLRISLRYANLNTIEDGYGINLLPLATFAMDIYENDPCNSFIPKTINKELTQNEINLISKMHKAISIIQFKLQGQIIKNHPEFKMDDQLLLDKINYEKGTISLDGNIYKLNDTVFPTIDPKNPYTLTPGEDDLIKKITKSFVNSEKLQRHIRFLYSKGSMYLIYNSNLLYHGCIPLNEDGTFKEVTIDGKKYFGKSLLDKFDCLAREAFFFKEDSRLKKFAMDMVWYLWCGPNSPEFGKYKMATFERYFIDNEGTHIEYRNPYYKYRSNEKVVINILKEFGLDPNCSHIINGHIPVKTKAGENPIKANGKLLVIDGGFCRAYQPETGIAGYTLIYNSYGLLLSSHEPFSSIRKAIEEEKDILSSTIILEQVVSRKRVSDTDIGKNLKKQIRELEMLLIAYRKGLIKEQNSEK
- a CDS encoding YihY/virulence factor BrkB family protein — encoded protein: MDRFKNKKTIFQLLYNLKKDEIFALASQLAYSLLLSFFPFLIFLFTITSYSTIQSDRVLFTLKNIIPESAYTLVYSIINEVLESKNVNLLSFSFIITIWIASNGFKAVIRALNKAYGEKEERSFIKLQLMAIITTIILTFLIIFSLFLLVLGNIIGYKIMKFFSLPDNLFFVWNVFRYFLMLIFMILIFAVIYKLTPCRKLTFGEVLPGSIFATIGWIIVSLGFSFYVDNFANYSRLYGSIGAVIILMVWLFLTSIIILIGGEINALLLKR
- a CDS encoding S1C family serine protease — translated: MNNDYKEHDFIDVDSSEIKNSTVKKNRKGIGKKFLSYILIGVISASLGGTVSAIGTIKYYNNKNAKQELTQKTPLPNKSGASLVPMSVSSIVKQVGPAVVGVSTKSISSVDMFGFPETQEGMGSGIIFSEDGYILTNYHVINGARQISVILNNGKEGKEIPAKVVNYNSAMDLAVIKLTEKVKVPAVAEFGDSDNIQVGDPAIAIGNPLGKQFLGSVTYGVISAVNRKVSIEGQNQNFIQTDAAINPGNSGGALVNTYGQVIGINSAKIGGSQVEGLGFAIPINAVKPQIQNLIKPILKMGIMVRNIDDKIAKQYKLPMGVYVQQVEEFSPAEKAGITPGDIIIKFDRKSVKTVEEMNSIKQKHNSGDVIDVEVNRDGKNKTLKLTLSE